In Brevinematales bacterium, the following proteins share a genomic window:
- a CDS encoding N-acetylneuraminate synthase family protein, with protein MVDLKDIFKFKKVMIVAEIGINHNGIIDRLFKLVEKAKLSNADAVKFQIFSEELFYIPEKYLPKDIYQKLPIEIFKKAYIPFHKYKEVFDYSKSLGILPFATPLDLQSFEFLTSIEVEVFKVASSDITYVPLLKRISKTKKPCIISTGFSNIDEVDKYVKLLKNNPLVVMFCVSRYPSTPEDISIKEFIEFKNKFEDKKRPSLVGFSDHTKTTSLPIAMVTLGARVVEKHLTLDENDNAYDNAVSISPEKFKVMVEMIREVEISLSIPKRNLPSEFVRKMSVRSLVSSTSISKDTLITEDKLEALRPGIFTESSIKNWNKIINKKAHKNYSPNEPI; from the coding sequence ATGGTAGATTTAAAAGATATCTTCAAATTCAAAAAAGTAATGATAGTAGCAGAAATCGGAATAAACCACAATGGAATCATTGATAGACTATTTAAACTAGTTGAAAAAGCAAAATTATCTAACGCTGACGCTGTAAAATTTCAAATATTTTCCGAAGAACTTTTCTACATACCCGAAAAGTACCTACCTAAAGATATATATCAAAAACTACCCATCGAAATATTTAAAAAAGCGTATATACCTTTCCATAAGTACAAAGAAGTTTTTGACTACTCAAAAAGTTTAGGCATTTTACCTTTTGCTACCCCTTTAGATCTACAGAGCTTTGAATTCCTAACTAGCATAGAAGTTGAAGTATTTAAAGTAGCAAGCTCTGATATAACATATGTACCACTCCTCAAAAGAATCTCGAAAACTAAAAAACCTTGTATTATATCAACAGGTTTTAGTAACATTGATGAAGTTGACAAATATGTAAAGTTACTCAAAAACAATCCTCTAGTTGTTATGTTTTGTGTATCAAGGTATCCGTCAACACCTGAAGACATATCAATTAAAGAATTCATAGAGTTCAAAAATAAATTTGAAGATAAGAAAAGACCATCCCTAGTTGGATTTTCAGACCACACCAAAACTACATCACTACCTATTGCAATGGTAACTCTTGGTGCTAGAGTAGTAGAAAAACATTTAACCCTAGATGAGAATGATAACGCCTACGATAACGCTGTTTCTATATCTCCAGAAAAGTTCAAAGTAATGGTTGAAATGATAAGAGAGGTAGAAATTTCACTATCAATCCCAAAAAGGAACTTACCCTCGGAGTTTGTCAGAAAAATGTCTGTTAGAAGTCTAGTCTCATCGACCTCTATCAGCAAAGATACATTAATAACAGAAGATAAATTAGAAGCTCTAAGGCCAGGAATATTCACAGAATCATCTATAAAAAACTGGAACAAGATTATAAACAAAAAAGCACACAAAAACTATTCTCCAAATGAACCAATATAA
- a CDS encoding PilZ domain-containing protein: protein MISSDTSVNILKFFMSSGSEVILIIDDLKVRAQITRIDDFYLYIKSSIPLEIPKLPYGMSCIVPYGKDVFFFNSEIVRIENSEFFCVIPSSVIKKHHREYERYNVEGILFASLNIVKEMDDKEFINRFPLSMRNLFDKGLQNTTYEEVLEKAIDILSKDFGEVMYIDEFSQLEWLKYPRYNKVGLLVSNINSRSFLEPFRMYGFASYGYFIEPSKRNLFDAEVKTFVNYHVTKGFNSYIYLPMFLVDNLLGYLMICSNEIINVSNYNHLSKLMRILGMVDLVEQFFCYNRFFVLNEHRDYPIPIIDISFGGMKIKIDKHIAYFVNVNDTVKVYFRIGARFFEIIGEIIRIGYENNDFVSAIKFVNMNKEDFGYIRKWFSSFKRW from the coding sequence ATGATTAGTTCAGATACTTCTGTAAATATACTGAAATTCTTCATGTCTTCTGGTAGTGAAGTAATTCTTATAATAGATGATTTGAAGGTAAGAGCCCAAATAACTAGGATTGATGATTTTTACTTATATATAAAGTCTTCGATTCCACTTGAAATTCCAAAGTTACCTTACGGTATGAGTTGTATAGTACCTTATGGTAAAGATGTTTTTTTCTTTAACTCTGAGATAGTTCGTATTGAAAACAGCGAATTTTTTTGTGTTATACCATCTAGTGTAATAAAAAAACATCATAGAGAGTATGAAAGGTACAATGTTGAAGGAATATTATTTGCTAGTTTGAATATAGTTAAAGAAATGGATGATAAAGAGTTTATCAACAGATTCCCGTTGTCCATGAGAAATTTATTTGACAAAGGGTTACAAAACACAACCTATGAAGAGGTTTTGGAAAAAGCTATTGATATTTTGAGTAAAGATTTCGGGGAAGTTATGTATATTGATGAGTTTTCACAACTTGAATGGCTAAAGTATCCTAGATACAATAAGGTAGGATTGCTTGTAAGTAATATAAATTCAAGATCATTTTTAGAACCTTTCAGAATGTATGGTTTTGCTAGTTATGGATACTTTATAGAACCTTCTAAAAGAAATTTGTTTGATGCTGAGGTTAAGACATTTGTAAATTACCATGTCACCAAAGGCTTTAATTCTTATATTTATCTACCTATGTTTTTAGTTGATAATTTGTTAGGTTATCTCATGATATGTAGTAATGAAATAATTAATGTTAGTAATTACAATCATCTATCTAAACTTATGAGAATTTTGGGAATGGTTGATCTTGTTGAGCAATTTTTCTGCTATAATAGATTTTTTGTTCTCAATGAGCATAGAGATTATCCTATACCAATAATTGACATAAGTTTTGGTGGAATGAAAATAAAAATTGATAAACATATTGCTTACTTTGTTAATGTGAATGATACTGTAAAGGTCTATTTCAGGATAGGAGCAAGGTTTTTTGAAATCATAGGTGAGATTATTAGAATAGGTTATGAAAATAATGATTTTGTCTCTGCTATAAAGTTTGTTAATATGAACAAGGAAGATTTTGGATACATAAGAAAGTGGTTTAGTAGTTTCAAAAGGTGGTAA
- a CDS encoding amidohydrolase family protein, with the protein MIVFLKPGMIITPEEILEDKGIYIDITNGRIIEISDYTLRADINIILTKDTIAIPGIINAHDHLLGSYWPRVGEGPHISWKPWDDILKSSDVYKERSKIPNFYLYLIGAYKNLLSGVTTVMDHIPHKVNDNFIDKLPVKVIKEYCLAHEVSSYDLKWGDGIEIEHKRAVERNWPFVTHIEEGFDEESTKGIDYLVEYRALTEHTVMVHGLALSDYDLDRIAEAGAHLVTCPISNYFMFKLIARLKEWLNREINTSLGTDSPMSGGINILEEMKFLKYAYKNKYNEDLDDKTILYMITKNPAKAFRIDQNVGYIKKGYLADMTIFRRKTSNLFADIINAWFNDIEIVFINGIPRYGYDYYEDVFKKFSNKIPYSKVIIDGKSRIIVGSLEELIRNIWEFVGFKKQLPFIPITIEDDYGKSNSSGNYISDHTPSNISLRFLY; encoded by the coding sequence ATGATTGTATTTCTTAAACCTGGAATGATAATAACCCCAGAAGAAATATTAGAAGATAAAGGTATATACATAGATATAACAAATGGAAGGATTATAGAAATAAGTGATTATACATTAAGAGCAGACATAAACATAATACTAACCAAAGATACAATAGCAATACCTGGTATAATAAACGCTCATGATCATCTTCTAGGATCATACTGGCCTAGAGTTGGTGAAGGGCCACATATATCTTGGAAACCATGGGATGACATACTAAAGTCATCCGACGTGTATAAAGAAAGAAGCAAAATACCTAACTTTTACCTCTATCTTATAGGTGCTTACAAAAATCTACTGTCAGGCGTAACAACAGTAATGGATCATATACCACACAAAGTTAATGATAATTTCATAGATAAACTCCCGGTAAAAGTTATAAAGGAATACTGTCTTGCTCATGAAGTTTCATCATACGATCTCAAGTGGGGTGATGGAATAGAAATAGAACACAAAAGAGCAGTAGAACGAAATTGGCCATTCGTTACACATATAGAAGAAGGATTTGACGAAGAATCTACGAAAGGAATTGATTACTTAGTTGAGTATAGAGCACTTACAGAACATACAGTTATGGTTCATGGATTAGCTTTATCAGATTATGACCTTGATAGAATTGCAGAAGCAGGTGCACACCTTGTAACCTGTCCAATATCAAATTATTTTATGTTTAAACTTATAGCAAGATTGAAAGAGTGGTTAAATAGAGAGATAAATACATCTTTAGGTACCGACTCACCAATGTCCGGCGGAATAAACATCCTTGAAGAAATGAAATTCCTAAAATATGCTTACAAAAACAAATATAATGAAGACCTAGATGATAAAACAATCTTGTATATGATAACTAAAAATCCAGCAAAAGCGTTTAGAATAGATCAAAATGTTGGATATATCAAGAAAGGATATCTAGCAGATATGACAATCTTTAGAAGGAAAACAAGCAATTTATTTGCAGACATAATAAATGCATGGTTTAATGATATTGAAATAGTATTCATAAATGGAATACCAAGATATGGATATGATTATTACGAAGATGTATTCAAGAAATTTTCTAACAAAATACCTTACTCAAAAGTAATAATTGATGGAAAAAGTAGAATTATCGTTGGTTCACTTGAGGAATTGATTAGAAACATCTGGGAATTTGTTGGATTCAAAAAACAATTACCTTTTATACCAATAACTATTGAGGATGACTATGGCAAGAGTAATAGTAGCGGTAATTATATTTCTGATCATACTCCTTCTAATATTAGCCTTCGTTTTCTAT
- a CDS encoding Crp/Fnr family transcriptional regulator: MDKADSFEVRFNEGDIIFCEFEPGEEMYVIKEGKVRITKIQNNKEKTIDVIGPGEIFGEMALIDNDKRTATVIAETDVVLVKVDRDNFEILAKNNPPWALKLLKNFSRRIYDAKRKLRILSIKEPDTRVLETLIMLSEGVAKDDSKSFVISSTIEDIAHWTGISVKEAEEILGRYVKMGKISVDKEGIKIHNINDLKRLSQNKQKL, encoded by the coding sequence ATGGATAAAGCTGATTCTTTTGAAGTTAGGTTTAATGAAGGAGATATAATATTTTGCGAGTTTGAACCTGGTGAGGAGATGTATGTTATAAAAGAAGGTAAAGTTAGGATTACAAAGATACAGAATAATAAAGAAAAAACAATAGATGTAATAGGTCCGGGTGAAATTTTTGGTGAAATGGCGTTGATTGATAACGATAAAAGAACTGCTACTGTCATAGCTGAAACTGATGTTGTATTAGTAAAAGTGGATAGAGATAACTTTGAGATTTTAGCTAAAAATAATCCTCCTTGGGCTTTAAAGTTGCTTAAAAACTTCTCTAGAAGAATTTATGATGCTAAGAGAAAACTCAGAATACTCAGTATAAAAGAACCTGATACAAGAGTACTTGAGACGTTGATAATGCTATCTGAAGGAGTAGCAAAGGATGATAGTAAATCGTTTGTGATAAGTAGTACTATTGAAGATATTGCACACTGGACAGGTATATCTGTTAAAGAAGCAGAGGAAATACTAGGGAGATATGTAAAAATGGGTAAAATATCTGTTGATAAGGAAGGAATAAAGATACACAACATAAATGATCTTAAAAGACTTTCGCAGAATAAACAAAAGCTTTAA